The DNA region CCAGGTCACCATGCGTATGGACCCGCCGCCCCAGGTGTTCGAGCCGATCACGTTAGGGGTGTCGGAGAGCCAGAAGTGGTCGTACTCGACCGGGGCGAGTCTGCGGGTGTCGTAGTAGACGGCCATGAACTCGTCGCGGCTGCCGCCCGCGCGGCCCGTGCCGATCCAGTCGTAGTGCGGTCCGAGGTCCGCCTCGATGTCGCGCACCTGCTGGAAGAGACCCTCCTGGACGCCCATGACGTGCGGCTGCTCCTGGCGCAGCAGTTCGCGCATCACGGGGCGGCGGACGGCCCAGCTGTTGGGTTCGACGGTGCTCGCGTAACGCAGGTTGAACGACATGACCTCCAGCCGGCGGCTCCGCGTTATTCGGTTCGCCGCGGCGGCGGGCGTGGTCGACAGTGCTGTACTGGACAGAGGCAGCGTGACCGCCGCGGCGAGCGCGGTCTTGAGGCCCAGGCGGCGCGTGACTCGACTGCGATGGGGCACGGGTGGCTCCTTCTGTGGCGGATGCCGGTTCCTGTGGGGGACACCGGTTCTGCTGCGGACACCGGACGAGTCGTGCGCATCGCAGTCTCGAAGCTCGGCGTGAACATGTCGAGGTCCCGGGATGGACCCCGAAGGAAGTCCCGGGGGTGCCCCCCAGGGAATTCAGGGGCACCCGCGGTGGGAATCCCGGACGGCCGGGGAAGGGATCCGGCGATGGCAAGGGAGGGAACGCCGACGTGGCCCGACCCGACATCGGAGGTGGCCAGGGCAGGAGCTCCGGAAGCGGGGCGGGAGGGCAGAGGGTGTTGACCGGCGGGAAGGTCCGCGGATAACTTCGCTCTACGGATATTTGATTCCGTGAAGCGGAAAACAGGAGGGTGTGGAATGGGTCAGGGCCAGCAGGAGAAGGTGGCGACGAGCCTCGCGGGCGCGGTCAGCGAGGAGATCAGCGCCTCCCTCGCCCCGGTCGACGCCGAGTTGGAGCGCCGCTACCCCGGTGACCCCGGCACCCGCCAGCCCGTCCACACCGTGTACGTCCCCGGTGACGTCTTCGCCGCCGGCACCATCCGCTCCTGGGGCGACCAGGCCCTCGCCGCCCTCGACGAACACGCGCCCGACGCCGCCTCCTTCGCCGCGGTCCTCGGCCTCTCCGACGACCTCGCCGCACCCGTGTACGACCGCGTACGCGCCAAGCTGGAGCGCGAGCCCGTCGAGGACCTCCGCGTCGACTTCGAGGACGGCTACGGCCCGCGCCCGGACACCGAGGAGGACGAGGCGGCGGCCCGCGCGGCACGGCTGGTCTCGGAGGCGTACGAGACCGGCACGGCGGCCCCGTACATGGGTATCCGCATGAAGTGCATGGAGGCGCCGGTCCGCGACCGGGGCATCCGTACGCTCGACATCTTCCTGACCGGCCTGATGGAGGCGGGCGGCCTGCCCGACGGGC from Streptomyces sp. NBC_00258 includes:
- a CDS encoding endonuclease/exonuclease/phosphatase family protein; the protein is MPHRSRVTRRLGLKTALAAAVTLPLSSTALSTTPAAAANRITRSRRLEVMSFNLRYASTVEPNSWAVRRPVMRELLRQEQPHVMGVQEGLFQQVRDIEADLGPHYDWIGTGRAGGSRDEFMAVYYDTRRLAPVEYDHFWLSDTPNVIGSNTWGGGSIRMVTWVRFRDLGDGDRQFYFLNTHLDNASQNARARAASLIALRIAGLDRTLPLVVTGDFNVAAHKNPVYDTMLAAGLTDTWDTAAERSKLYATFHGYRPLTPDGDRIDWILATTGVTTHRASINTFSVGGQFPSDHLPVQASLTLA